In Bifidobacterium sp. ESL0745, a single window of DNA contains:
- a CDS encoding Txe/YoeB family addiction module toxin: MTYRVIIKNSAKSDLKKLKRSHLKQPFMQVVADLKSDPYQLTQSFEKLQLASRGLYSRRINSQHRVVYDINDDTQTVTIYAAWSHYE; encoded by the coding sequence GTGACCTATCGCGTCATCATCAAAAACTCGGCCAAGTCCGATCTTAAAAAGCTCAAGCGTTCACATCTGAAGCAACCGTTCATGCAAGTAGTGGCGGATCTGAAGTCTGACCCGTACCAACTGACCCAATCATTCGAAAAATTGCAGCTGGCCAGCAGGGGGTTGTACTCACGCAGGATCAACAGCCAACATCGCGTGGTTTATGACATCAATGACGACACACAAACCGTCACGATTTATGCCGCCTGGAGTCATTACGAATAA
- a CDS encoding type II toxin-antitoxin system Phd/YefM family antitoxin has translation MDTYTPTAARKNLYQILKDVNVQRKPVVISPARGSKDEEAVVVNRADWNSIMETLYLENTGALATAEKRRADESGSTDIDDIDWDTL, from the coding sequence GTGGATACATATACACCGACGGCTGCAAGGAAGAACCTGTACCAGATTCTCAAGGATGTCAATGTCCAGCGCAAACCTGTGGTGATTTCCCCTGCCCGAGGCAGCAAGGACGAAGAAGCTGTAGTCGTCAATCGCGCAGATTGGAACTCGATTATGGAAACGCTGTACCTGGAAAATACAGGCGCACTTGCCACGGCTGAAAAGCGTCGTGCCGATGAGAGCGGGAGCACAGATATTGATGATATTGATTGGGATACGCTGTGA